From Salvia splendens isolate huo1 chromosome 16, SspV2, whole genome shotgun sequence, a single genomic window includes:
- the LOC121771308 gene encoding uncharacterized protein LOC121771308, which produces MVDVESNRESLVEEDDPLVEEDDLIVQLWSLKHVSHIRSYIEAFDELNSRAGIEEDQALSVFLSRLVDEIRVPVCMFEPKTLAEAYALSKLQELTITGVFWCDRKERHEDEVDYSTKDSIRNPTLKTEWKLDSEMEDETYADEEIDPDAEIDVFEEEEADWDYYIEKEIDVTTTEIASDTAIQTEMDQSAAYVEAATEVLMECSLDSAHWDSKSLQNTQIQIYRDQSFPDPQIEDIEVKAAMEGEVADMKKVDKDSWLAGLMQSEGKKKEMGEALRRFGNRSSDCTMIVRVWQASVWNGEVKMKHMVVSVDSCIVFKGGGMTRVAYRQVQRGEVIGGNLGKQIDLDMESASIRQLKIFQYRDENLNKTIEHFYVHFGQRLGRFFTNGVYGQFESPQLRDMLNCFGVGRLLTVTGGLITYEGAGAFSFVNDWKEQGLSLEFISSDYDIVLMDLIVTALGLVYDDSNNKP; this is translated from the coding sequence ATGGTAGATGTTGAATCTAACCGTGAATCACTTGTGGAAGAAGATGATCCACTTGTGGAAGAAGATGATCTGATCGTTCAATTGTGGAGTCTAAAACATGTATCACATATTCGAAGTTATATTGAAGCTTTTGATGAGCTAAATTCTAGGGCTGGTATAGAAGAGGATCAAGCATTGAGTGTATTTTTGTCGAGGTTAGTAGACGAAATACGGGTACCAGTTTGTATGTTTGAACCAAAAACATTAGCTGAAGCTTATGCTCTCTCTAAGCTTCAAGAGCTTACAATAACTGGTGTTTTCTGGTGTGACCGTAAAGAGCGACATGAGGATGAAGTAGATTATTCTACGAAGGATAGTATTCGGAATCCAACTCTTAAAACTGAATGGAAATTGGATAGTGAAATGGAAGATGAAACATATGCAGATGAGGAGATTGACCCAGATGCTGAAATTGATGTATTTGAAGAGGAAGAAGCTGACTGGGATTATTACATTGAGAAGGAAATTGATGTAACTACTACAGAAATTGCTTCTGATACTGCTATTCAAACAGAGATGGATCAATCAGCTGCTTATGTTGAAGCTGCAACTGAAGTACTAATGGAATGTTCTCTAGATTCTGCTCACTGGGATTCGAAATCCTTGCAAAATACCCAAATTCAGATATACAGGGATCAATCATTTCCTGATCCTCAGATTGAAGATATAGAAGTGAAAGCTGCAATGGAAGGGGAGGTTGCAGATATGAAGAAGGTGGATAAGGATTCTTGGTTGGCTGGCCTTATGCAGAGTGAGGGAAAGAAGAAGGAGATGGGTGAAGCTTTGAGGCGTTTTGGAAATCGGAGTTCTGACTGTACGATGATAGTTAGAGTTTGGCAGGCGAGTGTATGGAACGGGGAAGTGAAGATGAAGCACATGGTGGTCTCAGTTGATAGTTGTATAGTCTTTAAAGGAGGTGGTATGACTAGAGTTGCTTATAGGCAAGTTCAACGTGGTGAAGTAATTGGTGGGAATTTGGGGAAACAAATTGATCTAGATATGGAGAGTGCATCGATAAGGCAGCTGAAGATTTTTCAATATagagatgaaaatttgaataaGACCATTGAGCATTTCTATGTGCATTTTGGGCAGAGATTGGGTAGATTTTTCACAAATGGTGTGTATGGACAGTTTGAGTCTCCACAACTTCGAGATATGTTAAATTGTTTTGGTGTTGGGAGGCTGTTGACGGTGACGGGAGGACTCATTACATATGAGGGCGCTGGTGCTTTCAGTTTCGTGAATGACTGGAAGGAGCAAGGCTTATCTCTTGAGTTCATTAGTTCAGATTATGATATTGTGCTGATGGATCTCATTGTCACTGCTTTGGGCCTGGTATATGATGATAGCAACAACAAACCGTGA